A single region of the Mustela lutreola isolate mMusLut2 chromosome 2, mMusLut2.pri, whole genome shotgun sequence genome encodes:
- the PODNL1 gene encoding podocan-like protein 1 isoform X1 codes for MRLSLLLLLLLLSGPPPTPGMEDTAFPHMGESSQPPPRACPPRCSCPRADTVDCNGLDLQVFPDNITRAAQHLSLQNNQLQELPYNELSRLSSLRTLNLHNNLLSSEGLPDEAFESLTQLQHIYVAHNKLSVAPQFLPRSLRVADLAANQVTEIFPLTFGEKPALRSVYLHNNQLSNAGLPPDAFHGSEAVVTLSLSSNRLSYLPPSLPPSLERLHLQNNFISKVPRGALSRQTHLRELYLQHNQLTDSGLDATTFSKLHHLEYLDLSHNQLASVPAALPRSLAVLHLGRNCIRWVEAARLRGARGLRYLLLQHNQLGATGLPPGALRPLRGLHTLHLYGNRLERVPLALPRRLRALVLPHNHVTVLGARDLAGMPGLAELNLAYNRLVSAHVHRRAFRPLRALRSLDLAGNRLTRVPSGLPSGLHTLRLQRNQLRALEPELLAGMNELRELSLAHNHLRIGDIGPGTWHELQALQVLDLSHNELSFVPPDLPEALEELHLQGNRIGHVGSEAFLSTPRLRALFLRANRLHMTSIAPEAFLGLLHLSVVDTAGNPEQVLVQLPPTAPRQPRAGGP; via the exons ATg CGGCTGAGCCtactgctgctgctcctgctgctttccGGCCCCCCGCCCACGCCCGGCATGGAGGACACTGCCTTCCCCCACATGGGGGAGAGCTCGCAGCCCCCGCCCCGGGCCTGCCCCCCACGCTGCTCCTGCCCCCGGGCGGACACAGTGGACTGCAATGGCCTGGACCTGCAGGTGTTCCCAGACAACATCACCAGGGCAGCTCAGCACCTCTCCCTGCAG AACAACCAGCTCCAGGAGCTCCCCTACAATGAGCTGTCGCGTCTCAGCAGCCTGCGGACCCTCAACCTCCACAACAATCTCCTCTCCTCTGAGG GGCTGCCCGATGAGGCCTTTGAGTCGCTCACACAGCTGCAGCACATTTACGTGGCCCACAACAAG CTCTCCGTGGCCCCCCAGTTTCTGCCCCGCTCCCTCAGAGTTGCGGACCTGGCTGCCAACCAAGTGACAGAGATCTTCCCGCTTACCTTTGGGGAGAAGCCTGCGCTCAG GTCCGTGTACCTCCACAACAACCAGCTGAGCAACGCCGGCCTGCCCCCCGACGCCTTCCATGGCTCTGAAGCTGTGGTCACCCTCAGCCTCTCCAGCAACCGGCTCAGCTACTTGCCACCAAGTCTGCCGCCCTCGCTGGAGCGGCTCCACCTgcag aaCAACTTCATCTCCAAGGTGCCCCGAGGAGCCTTGAGCCGCCAGACCCACCTCCGCGAACTCTACCTCCAGCACAACCAGCTGACGGACAGCGGCCTGGATGCCACCACTTTCAG CAAGCTGCACCACCTCGAGTACCTGGACCTGTCCCACAACCAGTTGGCCTcggtgcctgctgctctgccccgCTCCCTGGCTGTGCTGCACCTGGGCCGCAACTGCATCCGGTGGGTGGAGGCGGCCCGGCTGCGGGGGGCCCGGGGCCTTCGCTACCTGCTGCTGCAGCACAACCAGCTGGGAGCGACGGGGCTGCCCCCTGGGGCGCTGCGGCCGCTGCGGGGCCTGCACACGCTGCACCTCTATGGCAACAGGCTGGAGCGTGTGCCCCTGGCACTGCCCCGCCGCCTGCGGGCTCTGGTGCTGCCGCACAACCACGTGACCGTGCTGGGGGCCCGCGACCTGGCCGGCATGCCGGGCCTGGCCGAGCTCAACCTGGCCTACAACCGCCTGGTCAGCGCCCATGTGCACCGCCGGGCCTTCCGCCCACTGCGCGCCCTGCGCAGCCTCGACCTGGCTGGCAACCGGCTGACCCGGGTGCCGAGCGGCCTGCCCAGCGGCCTGCACACCCTGCGGCTCCAGCGCAACCAGCTGCGGGCCCTGGAGCCCGAGCTGCTGGCCGGCATGAACGAGCTGCGGGAGCTCAGCCTGGCGCACAATCACCTCCGGATCGGAGACATCGGGCCTGGCACCTGGCATGAGCTACAGGCCCTCCAG GTGCTGGACCTCAGTCACAACGAGCTGTCCTTCGTGCCCCCTGACCTGCCCGAGGCGCTGGAGGAGCTGCACCTGCAGGGCAACCGCATTGGGCATGTGGGCTCCGAGGCCTTCCTCAGCACGCCCCGCCTGCGTGCCCTCTTCCTCAG GGCGAACAGGCTTCACATGACCAGCATTGCACCTGAGGCCTTCCTGGGCCTCCTGCACCTGAGTGTGGTGGACACAGCGGGGAACCCTGAGCAGGTCCTGGTCCAGCTGCCACCCACAGCTCCACGTCAGCCACGGGCGGGGGGCCCCTGA
- the PODNL1 gene encoding podocan-like protein 1 isoform X2, with translation MRLSLLLLLLLLSGPPPTPGMEDTAFPHMGESSQPPPRACPPRCSCPRADTVDCNGLDLQVFPDNITRAAQHLSLQNNQLQELPYNELSRLSSLRTLNLHNNLLSSEGLPDEAFESLTQLQHIYVAHNKLSVAPQFLPRSLRVADLAANQVTEIFPLTFGEKPALSLSSNRLSYLPPSLPPSLERLHLQNNFISKVPRGALSRQTHLRELYLQHNQLTDSGLDATTFSKLHHLEYLDLSHNQLASVPAALPRSLAVLHLGRNCIRWVEAARLRGARGLRYLLLQHNQLGATGLPPGALRPLRGLHTLHLYGNRLERVPLALPRRLRALVLPHNHVTVLGARDLAGMPGLAELNLAYNRLVSAHVHRRAFRPLRALRSLDLAGNRLTRVPSGLPSGLHTLRLQRNQLRALEPELLAGMNELRELSLAHNHLRIGDIGPGTWHELQALQVLDLSHNELSFVPPDLPEALEELHLQGNRIGHVGSEAFLSTPRLRALFLRANRLHMTSIAPEAFLGLLHLSVVDTAGNPEQVLVQLPPTAPRQPRAGGP, from the exons ATg CGGCTGAGCCtactgctgctgctcctgctgctttccGGCCCCCCGCCCACGCCCGGCATGGAGGACACTGCCTTCCCCCACATGGGGGAGAGCTCGCAGCCCCCGCCCCGGGCCTGCCCCCCACGCTGCTCCTGCCCCCGGGCGGACACAGTGGACTGCAATGGCCTGGACCTGCAGGTGTTCCCAGACAACATCACCAGGGCAGCTCAGCACCTCTCCCTGCAG AACAACCAGCTCCAGGAGCTCCCCTACAATGAGCTGTCGCGTCTCAGCAGCCTGCGGACCCTCAACCTCCACAACAATCTCCTCTCCTCTGAGG GGCTGCCCGATGAGGCCTTTGAGTCGCTCACACAGCTGCAGCACATTTACGTGGCCCACAACAAG CTCTCCGTGGCCCCCCAGTTTCTGCCCCGCTCCCTCAGAGTTGCGGACCTGGCTGCCAACCAAGTGACAGAGATCTTCCCGCTTACCTTTGGGGAGAAGCCTGCGCTCAG CCTCTCCAGCAACCGGCTCAGCTACTTGCCACCAAGTCTGCCGCCCTCGCTGGAGCGGCTCCACCTgcag aaCAACTTCATCTCCAAGGTGCCCCGAGGAGCCTTGAGCCGCCAGACCCACCTCCGCGAACTCTACCTCCAGCACAACCAGCTGACGGACAGCGGCCTGGATGCCACCACTTTCAG CAAGCTGCACCACCTCGAGTACCTGGACCTGTCCCACAACCAGTTGGCCTcggtgcctgctgctctgccccgCTCCCTGGCTGTGCTGCACCTGGGCCGCAACTGCATCCGGTGGGTGGAGGCGGCCCGGCTGCGGGGGGCCCGGGGCCTTCGCTACCTGCTGCTGCAGCACAACCAGCTGGGAGCGACGGGGCTGCCCCCTGGGGCGCTGCGGCCGCTGCGGGGCCTGCACACGCTGCACCTCTATGGCAACAGGCTGGAGCGTGTGCCCCTGGCACTGCCCCGCCGCCTGCGGGCTCTGGTGCTGCCGCACAACCACGTGACCGTGCTGGGGGCCCGCGACCTGGCCGGCATGCCGGGCCTGGCCGAGCTCAACCTGGCCTACAACCGCCTGGTCAGCGCCCATGTGCACCGCCGGGCCTTCCGCCCACTGCGCGCCCTGCGCAGCCTCGACCTGGCTGGCAACCGGCTGACCCGGGTGCCGAGCGGCCTGCCCAGCGGCCTGCACACCCTGCGGCTCCAGCGCAACCAGCTGCGGGCCCTGGAGCCCGAGCTGCTGGCCGGCATGAACGAGCTGCGGGAGCTCAGCCTGGCGCACAATCACCTCCGGATCGGAGACATCGGGCCTGGCACCTGGCATGAGCTACAGGCCCTCCAG GTGCTGGACCTCAGTCACAACGAGCTGTCCTTCGTGCCCCCTGACCTGCCCGAGGCGCTGGAGGAGCTGCACCTGCAGGGCAACCGCATTGGGCATGTGGGCTCCGAGGCCTTCCTCAGCACGCCCCGCCTGCGTGCCCTCTTCCTCAG GGCGAACAGGCTTCACATGACCAGCATTGCACCTGAGGCCTTCCTGGGCCTCCTGCACCTGAGTGTGGTGGACACAGCGGGGAACCCTGAGCAGGTCCTGGTCCAGCTGCCACCCACAGCTCCACGTCAGCCACGGGCGGGGGGCCCCTGA
- the PODNL1 gene encoding podocan-like protein 1 isoform X3 has translation MAWTCRCSQTTSPGQLSTSPCRTTSSRSSPTMSCRVSAACGPSTSTTISSPLRVRGLPDEAFESLTQLQHIYVAHNKLSVAPQFLPRSLRVADLAANQVTEIFPLTFGEKPALRSVYLHNNQLSNAGLPPDAFHGSEAVVTLSLSSNRLSYLPPSLPPSLERLHLQNNFISKVPRGALSRQTHLRELYLQHNQLTDSGLDATTFSKLHHLEYLDLSHNQLASVPAALPRSLAVLHLGRNCIRWVEAARLRGARGLRYLLLQHNQLGATGLPPGALRPLRGLHTLHLYGNRLERVPLALPRRLRALVLPHNHVTVLGARDLAGMPGLAELNLAYNRLVSAHVHRRAFRPLRALRSLDLAGNRLTRVPSGLPSGLHTLRLQRNQLRALEPELLAGMNELRELSLAHNHLRIGDIGPGTWHELQALQVLDLSHNELSFVPPDLPEALEELHLQGNRIGHVGSEAFLSTPRLRALFLRANRLHMTSIAPEAFLGLLHLSVVDTAGNPEQVLVQLPPTAPRQPRAGGP, from the exons ATGGCCTGGACCTGCAGGTGTTCCCAGACAACATCACCAGGGCAGCTCAGCACCTCTCCCTGCAG AACAACCAGCTCCAGGAGCTCCCCTACAATGAGCTGTCGCGTCTCAGCAGCCTGCGGACCCTCAACCTCCACAACAATCTCCTCTCCTCTGAGGGTGCGGG GGCTGCCCGATGAGGCCTTTGAGTCGCTCACACAGCTGCAGCACATTTACGTGGCCCACAACAAG CTCTCCGTGGCCCCCCAGTTTCTGCCCCGCTCCCTCAGAGTTGCGGACCTGGCTGCCAACCAAGTGACAGAGATCTTCCCGCTTACCTTTGGGGAGAAGCCTGCGCTCAG GTCCGTGTACCTCCACAACAACCAGCTGAGCAACGCCGGCCTGCCCCCCGACGCCTTCCATGGCTCTGAAGCTGTGGTCACCCTCAGCCTCTCCAGCAACCGGCTCAGCTACTTGCCACCAAGTCTGCCGCCCTCGCTGGAGCGGCTCCACCTgcag aaCAACTTCATCTCCAAGGTGCCCCGAGGAGCCTTGAGCCGCCAGACCCACCTCCGCGAACTCTACCTCCAGCACAACCAGCTGACGGACAGCGGCCTGGATGCCACCACTTTCAG CAAGCTGCACCACCTCGAGTACCTGGACCTGTCCCACAACCAGTTGGCCTcggtgcctgctgctctgccccgCTCCCTGGCTGTGCTGCACCTGGGCCGCAACTGCATCCGGTGGGTGGAGGCGGCCCGGCTGCGGGGGGCCCGGGGCCTTCGCTACCTGCTGCTGCAGCACAACCAGCTGGGAGCGACGGGGCTGCCCCCTGGGGCGCTGCGGCCGCTGCGGGGCCTGCACACGCTGCACCTCTATGGCAACAGGCTGGAGCGTGTGCCCCTGGCACTGCCCCGCCGCCTGCGGGCTCTGGTGCTGCCGCACAACCACGTGACCGTGCTGGGGGCCCGCGACCTGGCCGGCATGCCGGGCCTGGCCGAGCTCAACCTGGCCTACAACCGCCTGGTCAGCGCCCATGTGCACCGCCGGGCCTTCCGCCCACTGCGCGCCCTGCGCAGCCTCGACCTGGCTGGCAACCGGCTGACCCGGGTGCCGAGCGGCCTGCCCAGCGGCCTGCACACCCTGCGGCTCCAGCGCAACCAGCTGCGGGCCCTGGAGCCCGAGCTGCTGGCCGGCATGAACGAGCTGCGGGAGCTCAGCCTGGCGCACAATCACCTCCGGATCGGAGACATCGGGCCTGGCACCTGGCATGAGCTACAGGCCCTCCAG GTGCTGGACCTCAGTCACAACGAGCTGTCCTTCGTGCCCCCTGACCTGCCCGAGGCGCTGGAGGAGCTGCACCTGCAGGGCAACCGCATTGGGCATGTGGGCTCCGAGGCCTTCCTCAGCACGCCCCGCCTGCGTGCCCTCTTCCTCAG GGCGAACAGGCTTCACATGACCAGCATTGCACCTGAGGCCTTCCTGGGCCTCCTGCACCTGAGTGTGGTGGACACAGCGGGGAACCCTGAGCAGGTCCTGGTCCAGCTGCCACCCACAGCTCCACGTCAGCCACGGGCGGGGGGCCCCTGA